One genomic segment of Erysipelotrichaceae bacterium 66202529 includes these proteins:
- a CDS encoding restriction endonuclease subunit M, which translates to MKQLQHELDMLLSQTDADERIIEALKNEKAVFPFSIEGRILAYLISMRTISYDKYIELQNAYTKRNQYLDLFDMAPRTFGETWGEKHILNLFPALKKATKENISSMYPRFDGEFDLWLDGIRIEVKACRANNTSTRGSLASRAYLHSEAKKSSFKYHYQQLKLSCCDVFIWIGVCRDDLIYWVLTDKELLQTGKLGPQHRNENTGIAGAEVFEGQVFMTEEELAPFCVAENEVMNAVKRKGFNNILQ; encoded by the coding sequence ATGAAACAATTACAGCATGAATTAGATATGTTATTATCTCAAACTGATGCAGACGAAAGAATAATAGAAGCATTGAAAAATGAGAAAGCTGTTTTCCCGTTTAGTATCGAGGGACGTATATTAGCATATTTAATATCTATGAGAACTATTAGTTATGATAAATATATAGAATTGCAAAATGCATATACAAAGCGAAACCAGTATCTGGATCTATTTGATATGGCTCCGCGTACATTTGGAGAAACTTGGGGAGAAAAACATATTTTGAATCTTTTTCCAGCATTAAAAAAAGCCACGAAAGAAAACATTTCTTCAATGTATCCCAGATTTGATGGAGAATTTGATTTATGGCTAGACGGAATTCGCATAGAGGTAAAAGCGTGTCGTGCGAACAACACAAGTACAAGAGGTAGCCTTGCAAGCAGAGCATATCTACACTCTGAAGCAAAAAAGAGCTCATTCAAATATCATTACCAGCAGTTGAAACTTTCTTGTTGCGATGTATTTATATGGATTGGTGTGTGCAGAGATGATTTAATTTATTGGGTATTAACTGATAAAGAACTACTACAAACAGGAAAACTGGGCCCTCAACATAGAAACGAAAATACAGGTATAGCAGGAGCAGAAGTATTTGAAGGACAGGTGTTTATGACAGAGGAGGAACTTGCTCCATTTTGCGTTGCTGAAAATGAAGTTATGAATGCTGTAAAGAGAAAAGGTTTTAATAACATATTGCAATGA
- a CDS encoding helix-turn-helix domain-containing protein — MIQMDFGKTIKLIREGIGLSQEKFALSIGMDRTYYASVEAGKRNISLQNISKIANGFNLSLSELFTAMEELEERKKNLNG, encoded by the coding sequence ATGATTCAAATGGATTTTGGAAAAACAATAAAACTGATTCGAGAGGGTATAGGTTTGAGTCAGGAAAAATTTGCACTCTCTATTGGAATGGATAGAACATATTATGCTTCCGTAGAGGCCGGAAAAAGAAATATTTCTTTACAAAACATTTCTAAAATCGCAAATGGTTTCAATCTTTCACTAAGTGAGTTATTTACTGCAATGGAAGAATTGGAAGAAAGGAAGAAAAATTTAAATGGATGA